One Acidimicrobiales bacterium genomic window carries:
- a CDS encoding cytochrome c oxidase assembly protein — MTWWCAASTDPWSWSPRAYPGIWLFMGLLLVGYVLAWRLAPAVDSATDRNRRWAFLGGWAVLWLSTDWPLGSLGAGYLATAHMTQYVLYTMAAAPLLVLGLPEWMLRRVLSKLRASRLVSLLARPLVAGLVFNVVLISTHAPITVDNLRTSQVGSFALDVAWLVSGLLLWLPVCGPLAELKPSLPVRGVYLFLAAGLVPMVPGGFLTFSETPLYAVYELAPRVNGFDALDDQQAAGAIMKIGNLPLLWPVLAGLFVRWANQDRDATPKVPASSRPKATT, encoded by the coding sequence GTGACCTGGTGGTGCGCGGCATCGACCGACCCGTGGAGCTGGTCGCCCCGGGCGTACCCCGGCATCTGGCTGTTCATGGGCCTGCTGCTGGTGGGCTACGTGCTGGCGTGGCGACTCGCCCCCGCGGTCGACAGCGCCACCGACCGCAACCGGCGCTGGGCCTTCCTCGGCGGCTGGGCGGTGCTGTGGCTGTCCACCGACTGGCCGCTGGGTTCGCTCGGCGCCGGCTACCTGGCCACCGCCCACATGACCCAGTACGTGCTCTACACGATGGCGGCCGCGCCGCTGCTGGTGCTGGGCCTGCCCGAGTGGATGCTGCGGCGGGTGCTGTCGAAGCTGCGGGCCTCCCGGCTGGTGAGCCTGCTGGCCCGACCGCTGGTGGCCGGGCTGGTGTTCAACGTGGTGCTGATCAGCACCCACGCCCCGATCACCGTCGACAACCTGCGCACCAGCCAGGTCGGCTCGTTCGCCCTCGACGTCGCGTGGCTGGTGTCGGGGCTGCTGCTGTGGCTGCCGGTGTGCGGCCCGCTCGCCGAGCTCAAGCCGTCGCTGCCGGTCCGCGGCGTGTACCTGTTCCTGGCCGCGGGCCTCGTGCCGATGGTGCCGGGCGGCTTCCTCACGTTCTCGGAGACGCCGCTGTACGCGGTGTACGAGCTGGCCCCCCGGGTGAACGGCTTCGACGCGCTGGACGACCAGCAGGCGGCCGGGGCGATCATGAAGATCGGCAACCTGCCGCTGCTGTGGCCGGTGCTGGCGGGCCTCTTCGTTCGCTGGGCCAACCAGGACCGCGACGCCACTCCGAAGGTCCCTGCGTCCTCCCGACCCAAAGCGACGACGTAA
- a CDS encoding SCO family protein, protein MSVDTPTVASPPEPKPPPEPRTRLTVIAAAVAAVVLLGIGGIAAVARGNADDSGSDWHGTVQEPATARPEFTLTDTAGRPYDFAQETQGRLTLLFFGYTSCPDVCPGHMAILSGALAMPGMPKPVVVFVTTDPERDTPERLRDWLDGFDGSFVGLTGTIDEIAAAERASFVAGSVRQTSDDGEYEVGHAAQILAFSPDDQAHLVYPFGTRREDWAADLPRLLEEYPK, encoded by the coding sequence ATGAGTGTCGACACCCCCACCGTCGCATCCCCGCCTGAGCCCAAGCCCCCGCCCGAGCCCCGCACCCGCCTCACGGTGATCGCCGCCGCGGTCGCGGCCGTGGTGCTGCTCGGCATCGGCGGCATCGCCGCGGTCGCGCGAGGCAACGCCGACGACAGCGGCTCCGACTGGCACGGCACCGTGCAGGAACCGGCCACCGCCCGGCCCGAGTTCACGCTGACCGACACCGCGGGCCGGCCCTACGACTTCGCCCAGGAGACCCAGGGCCGGCTCACCCTGCTGTTCTTCGGCTACACCAGCTGCCCCGACGTCTGCCCCGGCCACATGGCGATCCTCAGCGGCGCCCTCGCGATGCCGGGCATGCCGAAGCCGGTCGTCGTGTTCGTCACCACCGACCCCGAGCGCGACACCCCCGAGCGCCTCCGCGACTGGCTCGACGGCTTCGACGGGAGCTTCGTCGGGCTCACCGGCACCATCGACGAGATCGCCGCCGCCGAGCGGGCCTCGTTCGTCGCCGGATCGGTGCGCCAGACCAGCGACGACGGCGAGTACGAGGTGGGCCACGCCGCCCAGATCCTGGCCTTCTCCCCCGACGACCAGGCGCACCTCGTCTACCCCTTCGGCACCCGCCGGGAAGACTGGGCCGCCGACCTCCCCCGCCTGCTGGAGGAGTACCCGAAGTGA
- a CDS encoding DUF305 domain-containing protein, whose product MTGARRLAGPAGLVGAAVLVAALLGVATGWWLARDEPPGEGSVDVGFARDMGVHHDQAVELAELVRDRTDDPTIRQVARDIALTQQAQIGELRGWLDVWGRRPTSVDPPMQWMDHPAGEPMPGLASDEEVAALTAAEGVEAETQFLELMIRHHEGGIHMAESAAAEAGEPFVRRLADGMVEAQSAEIAEMTDLLADRGVRYGDAEAP is encoded by the coding sequence ATGACCGGCGCGCGCCGGCTGGCCGGACCGGCTGGGCTGGTGGGCGCCGCGGTGCTCGTCGCCGCGCTGCTCGGCGTCGCCACCGGCTGGTGGCTCGCCCGCGACGAGCCGCCCGGCGAGGGCTCGGTCGACGTGGGCTTCGCCCGCGACATGGGCGTCCACCACGACCAGGCCGTCGAGCTGGCCGAGCTGGTGCGCGACCGCACCGACGACCCGACGATCCGCCAGGTCGCCCGGGACATCGCCCTCACGCAGCAGGCCCAGATCGGCGAGCTGCGTGGCTGGCTCGACGTGTGGGGTCGCCGGCCCACCAGCGTCGACCCGCCGATGCAGTGGATGGACCACCCGGCCGGCGAGCCCATGCCGGGCCTGGCGAGCGACGAGGAGGTCGCGGCGCTCACCGCGGCCGAGGGCGTCGAGGCGGAGACGCAGTTCCTCGAGCTGATGATCCGCCACCACGAGGGCGGCATCCACATGGCCGAGTCCGCCGCCGCCGAGGCCGGCGAGCCGTTCGTGCGCCGCCTCGCCGACGGCATGGTCGAGGCGCAGTCGGCCGAGATCGCCGAGATGACGGATCTGCTCGCGGACAGGGGTGTTCGGTACGGTGACGCCGAGGCCCCCTGA
- a CDS encoding DUF3105 domain-containing protein encodes MRRGFSWTLVVLLLVGAACSGDDDDETGGTDDSAGGPTSSVPRGEVVTYDGLSRNHVDHRVDYAQIPPVGGDHAQVWQTCAFYDQPIVTEAGVHSLEHGAVWITFRPDLPADQVALVQAYAEQPDTLASPWADGELPAPVVISAWGAQIQLDALPDPRADEFITRFRKSLDAPEPNAPCHSGTTFTE; translated from the coding sequence ATGCGCCGGGGATTCTCGTGGACACTGGTCGTGCTGTTGCTCGTCGGGGCGGCGTGCTCGGGCGACGACGACGACGAGACGGGCGGCACCGACGACAGCGCCGGCGGCCCGACCTCCTCGGTGCCGCGGGGCGAGGTCGTCACCTACGACGGGCTGAGCCGCAACCACGTCGACCACCGCGTCGACTACGCCCAGATCCCCCCGGTGGGCGGCGACCACGCCCAGGTGTGGCAGACCTGCGCCTTCTACGACCAGCCGATCGTCACCGAGGCCGGCGTCCACTCGCTGGAGCACGGCGCCGTGTGGATCACCTTCCGTCCCGACCTGCCCGCCGACCAGGTGGCGCTCGTCCAGGCCTACGCCGAGCAGCCCGACACGCTGGCGTCCCCGTGGGCCGACGGCGAGCTGCCGGCGCCGGTCGTCATCTCGGCCTGGGGCGCGCAGATCCAGCTCGACGCGCTGCCCGACCCCCGGGCCGACGAGTTCATCACCCGCTTCCGCAAGTCGCTCGACGCACCCGAGCCCAACGCTCCCTGCCACAGCGGCACCACGTTCACGGAATGA
- a CDS encoding cyclase family protein yields the protein MALPPRLKALAARVANTGRWGDDDERGTLNLLTAEAVLRGVRAVRQGKVFSLAIPFDEDGPQTGAIPGRDNPVRRMLTVNSAFTGDPSDFCTSDDTVTMGVQASTHWDALAHVSYEGRLYNGIPAASVDESGAGRLGIDRFGPVVGRGILADVARVHGVDHFDEAYPITGDDLDAAVDKAGVRVEPGDVLLVRTGQMHWLREGDRRRFGHPAPGLSTQSVEWLRDHDVAAVATDTLALEVFPGEDPAVLLPVHMLHLVDMGLAQGQLWSLDALAADCATDGQYDFLLCATPLPLTRAVGGPVAPTAVK from the coding sequence ATGGCGCTACCCCCTCGGCTCAAGGCGCTCGCGGCGCGCGTGGCGAACACCGGCCGCTGGGGCGACGACGACGAGCGCGGCACCCTCAACCTCCTCACCGCCGAGGCGGTGCTGCGGGGCGTGCGGGCGGTGCGGCAGGGCAAGGTGTTCTCGCTGGCCATCCCGTTCGACGAGGACGGCCCGCAGACCGGCGCCATCCCCGGCCGCGACAACCCCGTGCGGCGGATGCTGACGGTCAACTCGGCGTTCACCGGCGACCCGTCCGACTTCTGCACCAGCGACGACACGGTCACGATGGGCGTGCAGGCGTCGACCCACTGGGACGCCCTGGCCCACGTCAGCTACGAGGGTCGCCTCTACAACGGCATCCCCGCCGCCTCGGTGGACGAGTCGGGCGCCGGGCGGCTGGGCATCGACCGCTTCGGCCCGGTCGTCGGGCGGGGGATCCTGGCCGACGTGGCCCGGGTGCACGGCGTCGACCACTTCGACGAGGCCTACCCGATCACCGGCGACGACCTCGACGCCGCCGTCGACAAGGCCGGCGTGCGCGTGGAGCCGGGCGACGTGCTGCTGGTGCGCACCGGGCAGATGCACTGGCTGCGGGAGGGCGACCGGCGGCGCTTCGGCCACCCGGCGCCGGGCCTGTCGACGCAGTCGGTGGAGTGGCTCCGCGACCACGACGTCGCCGCCGTCGCCACCGACACGCTCGCCCTCGAGGTGTTCCCCGGCGAGGACCCGGCGGTGCTCCTCCCGGTACACATGCTGCACCTGGTCGACATGGGCCTGGCGCAGGGCCAGCTGTGGTCGCTCGACGCCCTCGCCGCCGACTGCGCCACCGACGGCCAGTACGACTTCCTCCTCTGCGCCACGCCCCTGCCGCTCACGCGCGCGGTCGGCGGTCCTGTCGCCCCGACCGCGGTCAAATAG